TTTTTCATCATGAGATGCCAAGTTTTCCGTTTTTTCCTCTGTCCCTTCtcctttttttctaattttttcaCTTGTTCTGTTGATAGTATTGTCagcatcattttttttatacatttcccGTTCTCATGTGTAGTCTTAATATCTTCCTGACTTGTTTCTGTGATATCTAAATTCATTTTTGACTTGCAGCTTTCACTTTCATAATCTACCAGAGGCTTCTCTCCATCTGTATTTTCATCTTGTCTATTTTCACCTCGCTAGTTGTTTCATAGCATTTTTGTCTTCGATTTCTTTTGCAGtattatttgtgtttagttCCATGTCTCGTTGGATCTCACTATTGATAATATCTTGGCTCTGGTCACTACTAGTATCTCGGTCATTGGTATTGTCTGCATTGCTTCCCTCCTCTTTAATATCAGTGTGTCTTTATTGTTACAACTTATGAGACTTTCACTTGAAGGATTCTCAACACTAACATCAACATCAGAAATACCTTCCAtcttagaattatttgttCCATCATTTctactttctttttattttcttcaatgTTTTCATCAATAgaagaaatttcttttttaggAGTGAGGCTAATATCTTCATTTTCCTGAGACCTTTCACTATCTTCAACAGCTGTGGCATTGTTTTGAAGTCTCCATTGCGAGTTTTAATTCCATCTCAGGAACATTAATGACATCAACATCGGAGCTTTCAACATTTACAACCATGTAACTGTAGGAATGTAAAAAGTCATATTTTTCATCATCCTTTGCAAATCATCTCTGTGTAGAGTTCACTGTTAGGGACAGTTGTTTCTAAATGTGTGCCGTGGTACCAGTCCTCGCATATGGTACATTGGATCATTACATCTTCAGTTTCACAATCTGGATCGGGGTATGGCCTCCGACACACACAGTATACTCCACTAAAATTCTGGTTGTAACTATTCTCCTCATTAAAATTTGCTTTTTTGGGTGCTAACTGACAAGGATTAGAGTTGAATTTTGAGTTGCCGCAGTCACATCTAAAATTGCGTTTAGTATACAGTTCTATAAGTTCATGATTTTCATGACAAGTGAGGCTGCAGGCTAGACAAAGACCTGCTCTCTTAGCTGGGTCAGATTTCGCTTCAGAGCAGCAGGTCATGCAGGCGTACAATGCTTGTCTCTTTATGTAGCCCtgcaaataatacaattacaacTGTCAATCAGAATTTTATTAGCCTAACGAGTACCaacaatactttaatatatatctttactgctacatattataatatatatctcttCTTTAGGGTCACAAAGTACAGAATACCGATCACAAAATTTTCGGACTTCAATTGcgttttgtaaatatgttgAGTGTTGACA
The genomic region above belongs to Danaus plexippus chromosome 4, MEX_DaPlex, whole genome shotgun sequence and contains:
- the LOC133319575 gene encoding LOW QUALITY PROTEIN: putative E3 ubiquitin-protein ligase UBR7 (The sequence of the model RefSeq protein was modified relative to this genomic sequence to represent the inferred CDS: inserted 1 base in 1 codon) — translated: MATDVTKSVEDAEMTECEEDKVVTMMDVLQEQENFEEDANAVLGGSDDKNCTYSKGYIKRQALYACMTCCSEAKSDPAKRAGLCLACSLTCHENHELIELYTKRNFRCDCGNSKFNSNPCQLAPKKANFNEENSYNQNFSGVYCVCRRPYPDPDCETEDVMIQCTICEDWYHGTHLETTVPNSELYTEMICKGSVEDSERSQENEDISLTPKKEISSIDENIEENKKKVEMMEQIILRWKRGENRQDENTDGEKPLVDYESESCKSKMNLDITETSQEDIKTTHENGKCIKKMMLTILSTEQVKKLEKKEKGQRKKRKTWHLMMKKMCVQRSNILASTFRQRLCTCNECLSMYKDLSVMFLMDTEDTVVAYESLGKEKHNGKPSQYEKGXQALSSLDRIQQINALTEYNKMRDKLLDFLKSFKDRKEIVKEEDIKAFFAGMKPKREPEGVYFCR